The following proteins are encoded in a genomic region of Dyadobacter sp. UC 10:
- a CDS encoding ABC transporter substrate-binding protein, whose product MKNLFLLPLIFVLLQGCNTDKTSQEQQQGRQGKTSYSDTTGVRYAKGFSIRYFDQYKIVSIKSADPNSPEDQYILLEKGISRPEGFPDAQVIQIPLKSMVAMSSMHIGLLEFLGAESILTGLGSLQYVYSPSVNGMIKGGKVAEVGRDNGLNQEKLVEMHPDLVMTVGAPGAKKDSYTILKQAGIPVLANSEWIETTPLARMEWVKLAAALLNKEKVVNEKFDVIEKEYHRLTRLAGSVSTKPSVISGLNIKDIWFLPNGENYMSQFLKDAGADYYWGNTRGGGSLSLSFETVYPKALEAQYWVNVGFDKNDTRKSILAQDSRYTDFKAAKSGKMYSYNSRVNAQGANDFFESGTINPHTVLADLIHIFHPELLPGHQLVYYKQLP is encoded by the coding sequence CTGGTGTTCGTTATGCGAAAGGTTTTTCTATCCGGTATTTTGACCAATATAAAATTGTAAGCATTAAAAGTGCTGACCCCAACTCACCCGAAGATCAGTATATCCTGCTCGAAAAAGGAATAAGTCGCCCGGAAGGATTTCCCGATGCACAGGTAATCCAAATCCCGCTGAAAAGTATGGTCGCAATGTCTTCCATGCACATTGGGTTGCTGGAATTTCTCGGCGCTGAAAGCATATTAACCGGCCTGGGAAGCCTGCAATATGTATATTCACCTTCCGTAAATGGGATGATCAAGGGCGGGAAAGTTGCAGAGGTCGGCCGCGATAATGGATTAAATCAGGAAAAGCTGGTTGAAATGCATCCTGATCTCGTCATGACTGTCGGCGCGCCGGGTGCAAAAAAGGACAGTTACACAATTCTCAAACAAGCCGGAATACCCGTTCTTGCCAATTCCGAATGGATAGAAACCACGCCACTTGCCAGAATGGAGTGGGTCAAGCTGGCGGCCGCGCTGCTGAACAAGGAAAAGGTGGTGAATGAGAAATTTGATGTAATTGAAAAAGAATATCACCGGCTAACCAGGCTTGCCGGCTCGGTGAGCACAAAACCTTCCGTGATTTCTGGTCTCAATATCAAAGACATATGGTTTTTACCAAATGGTGAAAATTATATGTCACAGTTCCTGAAAGACGCTGGTGCCGACTATTACTGGGGCAATACCAGGGGCGGCGGGAGTCTTTCGCTTAGTTTTGAAACGGTATATCCAAAAGCATTGGAGGCTCAATATTGGGTCAATGTTGGTTTTGATAAAAACGACACGCGAAAGAGCATTTTGGCGCAGGATTCCCGTTATACCGATTTCAAAGCGGCGAAGAGCGGCAAGATGTACAGCTATAATAGTCGCGTGAATGCGCAGGGGGCAAATGATTTTTTTGAATCGGGCACGATCAATCCGCACACGGTTTTGGCCGATCTGATCCATATATTTCACCCCGAACTGCTGCCTGGGCATCAATTGGTTTACTACAAACAACTTCCTTAA
- a CDS encoding ABC transporter ATP-binding protein: MKELQPLLTTTGLSIGYRSKKTETVIARDLDLNLQAGQMVCLLGANGSGKSTLMRTLAGLQPALAGQVLLGTEPLTDLQPQELATKLSLVLTERLETGNLTAREVIELGRTPYTGWLGKLSEKDKEKVGDAVAFTGSAHLLDRHMNQLSDGERQKVMLARALAQDTGVIMLDEPTAHLDLPSRIELMKLLHYLASETQKAILLSTHELDLALQTADQLWLMEPEKQLVTGVPEDLILNGCFESAFNKNGILFDALSGNFVIERQSRSFAIELSGSEKEVFWTKKALHRAGIKVDQDSTARFKISVLSDPESGNAWDISFENRQTKLHSLAALLHFIEYNG; this comes from the coding sequence ATGAAAGAACTGCAACCTTTACTCACGACCACCGGGCTTTCGATAGGTTATCGTTCCAAAAAAACCGAAACGGTTATTGCGCGCGACCTCGACCTGAATTTACAAGCGGGGCAAATGGTATGCCTGCTTGGCGCAAATGGTTCGGGTAAGTCTACCCTGATGCGTACGCTGGCCGGTTTGCAACCCGCACTCGCAGGACAGGTTTTGCTCGGTACGGAACCATTAACCGATCTGCAACCCCAGGAACTGGCTACCAAACTCAGTCTGGTACTCACGGAAAGACTGGAAACAGGTAACCTGACCGCCAGAGAGGTGATCGAGTTGGGCCGCACGCCCTACACAGGCTGGCTTGGGAAATTAAGTGAAAAAGATAAGGAAAAAGTGGGCGATGCGGTCGCATTTACGGGAAGCGCCCATCTACTCGACCGGCACATGAACCAGCTCAGCGACGGGGAACGTCAAAAAGTGATGCTGGCGCGAGCCCTGGCGCAGGATACCGGCGTAATCATGCTCGACGAGCCCACCGCACACCTGGACCTCCCGAGCCGTATCGAACTGATGAAGTTGCTGCATTACCTGGCCAGTGAAACACAGAAAGCCATTCTGCTGAGTACGCACGAGCTCGATCTTGCTTTGCAAACTGCGGATCAGCTTTGGCTGATGGAGCCGGAAAAGCAGCTGGTTACCGGCGTGCCCGAGGATCTGATATTGAATGGGTGTTTTGAATCCGCTTTCAATAAAAACGGGATATTGTTTGACGCGCTTTCGGGTAATTTTGTCATTGAGCGGCAGTCAAGATCGTTTGCGATCGAGTTGTCGGGAAGTGAGAAGGAGGTATTCTGGACTAAAAAAGCATTACATAGAGCAGGAATAAAAGTTGATCAGGACAGTACCGCGCGCTTTAAAATCAGTGTTTTGTCAGATCCGGAGAGCGGAAATGCCTGGGATATCAGTTTTGAGAACCGGCAGACGAAACTACATTCGCTGGCTGCGCTTTTGCATTTTATTGAATATAATGGTTAA
- a CDS encoding FecCD family ABC transporter permease: MIARANRQGLILTILGILTLAFFALDIMSGSVAIPLKEVFKIVAFQESENTAWLFIVEKIRIPKAITAVLAGCGLSVSGLQMQTLFRNPLAGPSELGITAGAGLGVASVMLAGGGSAGMYAIRELGISGSWLVILMASLGSGLVMSLIILIAGRVKDNVVLLIVGVMIGTITLSVVSVWQYISQPEQLQEYIMWTFGSLGGVTQYHLFALAVVVVFGLVLAYICSKSLNALLLGENYAKSMGLSIVRTRLLIMISTSLLTGSITAFCGPIGFIGIAIPHLTRSLLQTSNHRILIPATCLTGTVLMLFCDIVAQLPGTESVIPINVVTSLLGAPVVIWVILRSNNLRSSFS, encoded by the coding sequence ATGATTGCACGCGCAAACAGACAAGGGCTGATCCTGACCATATTGGGAATATTGACGCTCGCTTTTTTTGCGCTCGATATCATGTCAGGCTCTGTTGCGATCCCGTTGAAGGAGGTATTTAAAATCGTAGCTTTTCAGGAATCAGAAAATACGGCCTGGCTGTTTATAGTCGAAAAGATCCGGATCCCGAAGGCAATTACTGCGGTGCTGGCAGGATGCGGCCTGTCTGTCAGTGGTTTACAAATGCAGACATTATTTCGGAATCCGCTTGCCGGACCTTCTGAGCTCGGGATTACAGCCGGTGCCGGTCTGGGCGTCGCTTCCGTCATGCTGGCCGGTGGCGGCAGTGCGGGAATGTACGCGATACGCGAACTGGGGATTTCGGGCAGCTGGCTGGTCATTTTAATGGCTTCTCTCGGCTCGGGGCTCGTCATGTCGCTGATCATCCTGATCGCTGGAAGGGTGAAAGACAATGTGGTGCTGCTGATCGTCGGTGTCATGATCGGGACTATTACCCTTTCGGTAGTCAGTGTCTGGCAGTATATCAGTCAGCCGGAGCAGCTGCAGGAATACATTATGTGGACTTTCGGCTCGCTCGGCGGGGTTACCCAGTATCATTTGTTTGCGTTGGCAGTGGTGGTAGTGTTTGGGCTGGTACTAGCCTACATTTGCTCCAAATCCTTGAACGCGTTGTTGTTGGGAGAGAATTACGCGAAGAGTATGGGACTCAGTATTGTCCGGACGCGCCTGCTGATCATGATCAGTACCAGCTTGCTGACAGGCAGTATCACCGCTTTTTGCGGACCAATCGGTTTTATCGGCATTGCAATCCCGCATTTGACCCGATCGCTGCTACAAACTTCCAATCACCGGATTCTTATACCCGCAACCTGCCTGACAGGGACAGTGTTGATGCTGTTTTGTGATATTGTGGCGCAATTACCGGGGACGGAATCGGTTATCCCTATTAATGTCGTGACGTCGCTTTTAGGTGCTCCTGTGGTAATCTGGGTTATTTTGCGCAGTAATAACCTCCGGTCTTCGTTCTCATGA